One Coprobacter tertius genomic window carries:
- a CDS encoding GH92 family glycosyl hydrolase — translation MNLKSAFIISLLVFLSTGYAMSGKVLSPVDYVNPYMGNISHLLVPTYPTVHLPNSMLRVYPERGDYTGNKVNGLPVVVTSHRGSSAFNLSVVQNAVEVKPVVKYSYDDEVIKPYYYSVYLDEQNIGVEFAPSHQSAIYEFSLLPEKPVYMILNSRNGELTAKGNAVWGYQKIDGYSTHIYIYLETDITPVSEGIYSDGRIDASEKKASGKNACVVLQYPSGTKDLGLRYGISFISTEQAKKNLLREIKGYNLKQVAAEGRDVWNEKLGKIAVTGDVFNDKVVFYTSLYRTYERMINLSEDGRYYSAFDGKIHEDNGTPFYTDDWIWDTYRATHPLRVIIEPQMETDMVNSFIRMAEQMPEFWMPTFPEVTGDSRRMNSNHGVATVLDSYAKGLSGIDWEKAYMACRNAIMDKTLAPWSAKKAGEIDRFFKQHGYFPALAPGEKETAPEVHSFEKRQPVAVTLGTVYDEWCLSQIAKRLGKTDDYKYFAKHSLNYRTIFNPETKFFHPKDKEGNFIEPFDYSWSGGLGAREAYGENNGWVYRWDVPHNIADLIKLMGGNERFIAELERMYDTPLGQGKYSFYAQLPDHTGNVGQFSMANEPSLHIPYLYNYAGEPWRTQKRIRTLMDQWFRNDLMGVPGDEDGGGMSAFVVFSSLGFYPVTPGLPMYVIGSPRFEKAVVNLGNGKKFTIVCRNYAPENKYIQSAKLNGKEWNKSWFSHKDLEQGGTLEFTMGKQANKKWAAGPDAVPPSFEMAE, via the coding sequence ATGAATTTAAAATCTGCTTTTATTATTTCTTTACTGGTCTTTTTAAGCACAGGATATGCCATGTCGGGTAAAGTGCTCAGCCCGGTTGATTATGTAAATCCTTATATGGGGAATATAAGTCATTTGCTGGTTCCTACTTATCCTACTGTACATTTACCGAACAGTATGTTGCGGGTATATCCCGAACGGGGAGATTACACCGGGAATAAAGTAAATGGTTTGCCTGTTGTGGTAACCAGTCATCGAGGCAGTTCGGCTTTTAATTTAAGTGTCGTACAAAATGCCGTTGAGGTAAAGCCTGTAGTAAAATACAGTTATGACGATGAAGTGATAAAGCCTTATTATTATAGTGTATATCTCGACGAACAAAATATTGGGGTAGAATTTGCTCCTTCGCATCAGTCGGCTATATATGAATTTTCTCTTTTACCCGAAAAGCCGGTATATATGATATTGAATTCGAGGAACGGAGAACTTACCGCTAAAGGGAATGCGGTTTGGGGATACCAGAAAATAGACGGTTATTCGACGCATATTTATATTTATCTCGAAACCGATATTACTCCGGTCTCAGAAGGTATCTATTCCGACGGACGTATCGATGCTTCGGAAAAAAAAGCATCGGGGAAAAATGCCTGTGTCGTATTGCAATATCCTTCGGGAACGAAAGATCTTGGCCTAAGATATGGTATTTCGTTTATAAGTACCGAACAGGCGAAAAAGAATTTGCTTAGGGAAATAAAAGGTTATAATCTGAAGCAAGTTGCAGCCGAGGGGCGTGATGTGTGGAATGAGAAATTGGGGAAAATCGCTGTTACCGGAGATGTTTTTAACGATAAAGTGGTTTTCTATACGTCGTTGTACCGTACTTACGAACGCATGATCAATTTGTCGGAAGATGGAAGATATTATAGCGCTTTCGACGGTAAAATACACGAAGATAACGGTACCCCTTTCTATACAGATGATTGGATATGGGATACTTATCGTGCTACTCATCCTTTGAGAGTGATTATAGAGCCTCAGATGGAAACCGATATGGTTAATTCATTTATAAGGATGGCTGAGCAGATGCCTGAATTCTGGATGCCTACTTTCCCGGAAGTTACTGGTGACAGTAGACGTATGAATTCTAATCATGGAGTTGCTACCGTGCTCGATTCGTATGCAAAAGGTCTTTCGGGTATCGATTGGGAAAAAGCATATATGGCTTGTCGTAATGCGATTATGGATAAAACCTTGGCTCCTTGGTCAGCAAAAAAAGCCGGGGAAATCGATCGTTTTTTTAAACAGCACGGGTATTTTCCGGCATTGGCTCCGGGAGAAAAGGAGACTGCTCCTGAAGTTCATTCTTTTGAAAAACGACAACCGGTAGCTGTTACTTTAGGGACGGTATATGATGAGTGGTGCTTGTCGCAAATTGCTAAACGTTTGGGGAAAACCGATGATTATAAATATTTTGCAAAACATTCTCTTAATTATCGGACGATATTTAATCCCGAGACAAAGTTTTTCCATCCCAAAGATAAAGAGGGTAATTTTATAGAGCCTTTCGATTATTCCTGGTCGGGTGGTCTTGGCGCACGTGAGGCCTATGGCGAAAATAACGGATGGGTATATCGTTGGGATGTGCCTCATAATATTGCTGATTTGATCAAATTGATGGGGGGTAATGAAAGGTTTATTGCCGAACTCGAACGTATGTACGATACGCCACTGGGACAGGGTAAATATTCGTTTTATGCACAGTTACCCGATCATACCGGAAATGTGGGACAATTTTCTATGGCTAATGAGCCTTCTTTACATATCCCTTATCTGTATAATTATGCTGGTGAGCCGTGGCGTACTCAAAAAAGAATACGTACATTGATGGATCAGTGGTTTCGGAACGATCTGATGGGAGTTCCCGGTGATGAAGATGGAGGTGGTATGTCGGCATTCGTTGTTTTTTCTTCTTTAGGATTTTATCCGGTAACACCGGGATTACCTATGTATGTTATCGGTAGTCCGCGTTTTGAAAAAGCTGTTGTAAATTTGGGTAACGGCAAGAAGTTTACCATTGTTTGCCGCAATTATGCTCCCGAAAACAAATACATACAATCGGCTAAACTTAATGGAAAAGAATGGAATAAATCGTGGTTCTCTCATAAAGATCTCGAACAGGGAGGTACACTTGAGTTTACGATGGGGAAACAGGCAAATAAAAAATGGGCGGCAGGCCCCGATGCCGTACCGCCCTCATTCGAAATGGCCGAATGA
- a CDS encoding LptF/LptG family permease, whose amino-acid sequence MFRIKRLYTFILQTFLPLFLMTFFICLFIVLMQFLWKYIDEMVGKGIELPVLLELFFYAAVTFIPMSLPLALLLASLMTFGNLGERFELLAIKAAGVSLIHIMRPLIVIISIIAVGAFFFQNDVLPKAQVKMWTLLYSVRQKSPELEIPEGVFYDGVEGYNLFVKKKNPKTGMLYNVLIYDVSKGYENMMIIASDSGILKPTPDKKYLFLTLYSGESFDNLSSNETPARTDHVPYRRETFSKKEILIPFDANFARMDENVMQNQYIGKDMKELRSSIDSMNTRIDSIGSGFGKNLQNTGYFTLYKSTTKPDDNGTLPDSLKNVASKINIDRIYSNSPLLIKQSMLDRAISRAENVKQDYEYRSLVTQDEKRILRRHQIEMHRKFTLSFACLVFFFIGAPLGAIIRKGGLGMPVVVSVMLFIFYYIIDNTGYKMARDGRWEVWEGIWLSSAVLLPLGIFLTYKAVKDSAVFNRDAYMNFFRRLIGKKEKRDITMKEYVIEEILPEKALNKIEELDRLCNTFLSENGSSRQSYIKFWTKGYDKEMIYEISGHLEHLVEYAQNTRSQEIIKILNTYPVIRHLLLYRAAPTKFAGVIFSLVLPLSIPAYFAGIRQQKQLRKELKHILAADHSLYELIVNNENDKKNEIKKNNSSPVL is encoded by the coding sequence ATGTTCCGTATAAAACGACTATATACTTTTATTTTACAAACTTTTCTACCTTTATTCCTGATGACCTTTTTCATCTGTCTTTTCATTGTGCTCATGCAATTCCTATGGAAATACATAGATGAAATGGTTGGAAAAGGAATAGAATTACCGGTGCTGCTCGAATTGTTTTTTTACGCTGCTGTGACATTTATTCCTATGTCATTGCCTCTGGCACTACTTCTGGCATCACTGATGACATTCGGGAACCTGGGAGAACGTTTCGAATTGTTAGCGATAAAAGCCGCAGGTGTTTCCCTTATTCATATAATGAGGCCACTTATCGTAATTATTTCGATTATTGCCGTCGGTGCCTTTTTTTTCCAAAATGACGTATTACCGAAAGCACAAGTTAAAATGTGGACACTGTTGTATTCGGTCAGACAAAAATCTCCTGAACTCGAAATTCCCGAAGGTGTTTTTTATGATGGCGTAGAGGGATATAATCTGTTTGTAAAAAAGAAGAATCCCAAAACCGGAATGCTTTATAATGTGCTTATCTACGATGTATCTAAAGGATATGAAAACATGATGATCATCGCTTCGGATTCTGGTATATTGAAACCGACTCCCGATAAAAAATATCTTTTTCTCACCTTGTACAGCGGCGAATCTTTCGACAATCTGAGCTCTAACGAGACTCCTGCCCGCACCGATCATGTACCGTACCGGCGGGAAACTTTCTCAAAAAAGGAAATACTGATACCTTTCGACGCCAACTTTGCACGTATGGATGAAAACGTAATGCAAAACCAATACATCGGGAAAGATATGAAAGAATTGCGTTCTTCCATAGATTCAATGAATACACGCATCGACAGTATCGGTAGCGGATTCGGAAAAAATCTGCAGAATACAGGATATTTTACACTATATAAATCGACGACAAAACCAGATGATAACGGTACACTGCCCGATTCTTTAAAAAACGTAGCCTCTAAAATAAACATCGATCGTATATACAGCAACTCTCCCCTTCTCATAAAACAATCGATGCTCGATCGGGCCATTTCAAGAGCCGAAAACGTCAAACAGGATTACGAATACCGTAGCCTCGTTACTCAAGATGAAAAACGTATATTGAGAAGACACCAGATAGAGATGCATCGTAAATTTACGTTGTCATTCGCCTGTCTCGTATTCTTCTTTATCGGTGCGCCTCTCGGAGCCATAATCCGCAAAGGAGGATTGGGAATGCCGGTAGTAGTATCCGTAATGCTTTTCATTTTCTATTACATCATCGACAATACGGGATATAAAATGGCTCGTGACGGTCGTTGGGAAGTATGGGAAGGAATCTGGCTCAGCTCAGCGGTATTGCTTCCATTAGGTATCTTCCTTACCTATAAGGCGGTAAAAGATTCGGCTGTTTTCAACCGAGATGCCTATATGAATTTCTTCCGACGATTAATCGGGAAAAAAGAAAAACGGGATATTACGATGAAAGAATACGTTATTGAAGAAATATTACCTGAAAAAGCATTGAATAAGATTGAGGAGCTCGACCGCTTGTGCAACACGTTTTTATCTGAAAACGGTTCTTCACGACAATCATATATAAAATTCTGGACAAAAGGATATGATAAAGAAATGATATATGAAATTAGCGGACATCTCGAACATCTGGTCGAATATGCCCAAAACACCCGATCTCAAGAGATCATTAAAATTCTTAATACTTATCCGGTAATCAGACACTTACTTTTATATCGAGCGGCTCCGACAAAATTCGCAGGAGTAATTTTCTCATTGGTTTTACCTTTATCGATTCCAGCTTATTTTGCTGGTATACGTCAGCAAAAACAGCTCCGGAAAGAACTGAAACATATATTGGCTGCCGATCACTCCTTATATGAACTGATCGTAAACAATGAAAACGACAAAAAGAACGAAATTAAAAAAAATAACTCCTCTCCGGTCTTGTAA